DNA sequence from the Streptomyces sp. CA-210063 genome:
TCGACGACCTCTTGCACAAGGTGATGAAGTCCACGCTCACCGGTCGAGCCGATGTACATACCGGGTCGCTTGCGGACCGCGTCCAGGCCCTCGAGGACGGTAATGGCATTGGCGTCGTACGCCGTGGTTGAGGCCTCGGCAACTCCAGCCGGGGCCTCGGTGGACAGGATGTTCTCGTTGGGGTTGCCGGAATCGGCCACGAAGCGCCCTTTCTGGCACAGCACAAGCCAGACTCCCGGCGGGTTTGCCGGAGCGGCTGCGGCGTGTTGCGGTGGAAGCCTTTGTCAGCGTTGCACAGTGTTTCCGAAGCGGTCCCCACGAATGGGGCGGGATTAGCTTCCAGTCTACCGGTAGCGCCGACAGTGATGGGGGTTTGCCGGTACCTGAGTCCGCATGTGCCGCCCTGAACCGGTCTCTCCCGACTCCCCATATGCGGAGCAGGGCTCCAAGAGGCTCACAGCGGCACTCAGCGCTTCCGGGTGTCAACCCTTTGCTACTCCCGGGTCAGGTGGATGTTCGCAACCGCATGCGAACGTGCGCGCCGGAGTACACAGCCGTTCGCCGGGCGGCGCAGAGCCCCCGGTCATAGGCGCGGAAGCGCCCGGAAATGTGACTACGGTCACCCGTAGGTGTCGCCGGGCCCGGTGCTCCCCGGGGCGCGCAGGGGCCCGTAGCGACGGGCGGAACCGCCGGGACCGTGGACCTTGAGCAGCCGTACGGTGCCGTGGCCGAGGTCCTCGTTGAGACGGGCGACCAGCTGTGGAGCGAGCAGCCGCACGTTCGTCGCCCATGCCGTCGAGTCGCACCGCACGTGCAGGACCCGCTCGTCCTCGTCGTACCGCTCCGGTACGCATTTTCTGGCCAGGTCGTCGCCGACGATCTGCGGCCAACGGCCCATGACCCCGCCGACAGCGGCCGGCGTCTCCCAGCCCCGCTCGGTGATCAGCCGGTTGATCGCGGGGCCGAGGGGCATCGGGTCGCGGCCCGGCGGGGCGCCGGAGCGCAGCCCGCCGCCCCGCCGGGCCCGCTTCTGCTGCTGGGTGGCTTCTCCCCGCGCGCGTGCCGCTTCCTTCGCGGCGCGCAGCGCCACGCGCGCGAGGTCCACGCCGGAGGGCTCGGGAGGCTTCGGGGTTTCCTCGGATCCGCTCATGCGCGCTCCACCGTCCCGTCGGACACGGTGTACCGCGTCCCGGTCAGTACATCCGGTACGTCGTCGTTGACCGCGGCGGTCACCAGCACCTGCTCGCCCGGCGCGACCAACTCCGCCAGGCGCTCCCGTCGGCGGGCGTCCAGCTCGGCGAAGACGTCGTCGAGGATCAGCACCGGCTCGTTGCCCTCGGCCCGCAGCAGGTCGTACGAGGCGAGCCGCAGCGCCAGGGCGTACGACCAGGACTCGCCGTGGGAGGCGTATCCCTTGGCGGGCAACTGACCGAGTTTGAGAACCACATCGTCTCGATGGGGCCCCACAAGGGTGACGCCCCGCTCGATCTCCTGCTTGCGGGCCTCGCCGAGGGCGGCCATCAGCTGCTCGTGCAGCTCCTCGCGCGCGTGGCCGACGATGCCGGGCGAGGAGGGTTTGTATTCCAAACTCACTGGGCCGCCGCCGGGTGCCAGCTGCTCATAGGCCTTGTCGGCGAGCGGCTGGATCGCCGCGACCAGGTCCAGGCGCTGGGCGAGCAACTCGGCGCCCACGCGCGCGAGGTGCTGGTCCCACACGTCGAGCGTGGACAGGTCCATGGTGCGGCCGCCGTGCCGACGGGCCAGCGCGGCCGTTTTGAGGAGCGTGTTGCGCTGCCTGAGGACCCGCTCGTAGTCCGAGCGCACGCCCGCCATGCGCGGGGCTCGCGCGGTGATCAGCTCGTCGAGGAAGCGCCGCCGCTCACCGGGATCGCCTTTGACCAGGGCGAGGTCCTCGGGCGCGAACAGCACCGTCCGCACGATGCCGAGCACATCACGCGGCCTGACCTGCGAAGACCTGTTGACGCGGGCGCGGTTGGCCTTGCCGGGGTTCAGCTCCAGCTCGACCAGCTGCTGCCGCTCGCCCTGCCGCACCTGCGCCCGGATCACCGCGCGGTCGGCACCCATGCGGACCAGGGGAGCGTCCGACGACACCCGGTGGCTGCCGAGGGTCGCGAGGTAGCCGACGGCCTCGACCAGGTTCGTCTTGCCCTGCCCGTTGGGGCCCACGAACGCGGTGACGCCCGGGTCGAGCGGGACCTCGACCCGGGCGTACGAGCGGAAGTCGGCCAGCGACAGATGCGTGACGTGCATGGTCGGGTGCCGACCTCCCCCAGGGTTGTGGACCGCCGTGCGGCCCTGTGGATGACTTCTCGTCGACCGTTCGTTCTTGCGTTCTACGCCTTGGGCTACTTCTTCTCGACCGCGTGCCCGCCGAACTGGTTCCGCAGCGCCGCGATCATCTTCATCTGCGGAGAGTCCTCCTGGCGCGACGCGAACCGCGCGAAGAGGGAGGCCGTGATCGCGGGGAGCGGCACGGCGTGGTCGATGGCCGCTTCCACTGTCCACCGGCCCTCGCCCGAGTCCTGTGCGTAGCCCTTGAGCCGGTCCAGGTGCTCGTCCTCGTCGAGGGCGTTCACGGCCAGGTCGAGCAGCCAGGAGCGGATGACCGTGCCCTCCTGCCAGGAACGGAAGACCTCGCGGACGTCCGTCACCGAGTCGACCTTCTCCAGGAGCTCCCAACCTTCGGCGTAGGCCTGCATCATCGCGTACTCGATGCCGTTGTGGACCATCTTCGCGAAGTGCCCGGCGCCGACCTTGCCGGCGTGCACCGCGCCGAGATCGCCCTCGGGCTTGAGCGCGTCGAAGACCGGCTGAACCTTGGCGACATTCTCCGCGTCGCCGCCGTACATCAGCGCGTAGCCGTTCTCCAGGCCCCAGACACCGCCGGAGACACCGCAGTCGACGAAGCCGATGCCCTTGGCGGACAGCTCCTCGGCGTGCTTCTCGTCGTCCGTCCAGCGGGAGTTGCCGCCGTCCACGACGACATCACCGGGCTGGAGCAGCTCTGCCAGCTCGTCGATGGTCGACTGGGTGGCGGCACCGGCCGGGACCATCACCCACACGACCCGCGGGCCCTTGAGCTTGCCCACAAGCTCTTCGAGGGTGTGGACATCGGCGAGATCCGGGTTCCGGTCGTATCCGATGACGGTGTGGCCCGCGCGGCGTATCCGCTCGCGCATGTTGCCGCCCATCTTGCCGAGGCCGACGAGACCGAGCTCCATCAGTTGTTCCTTAGGTTGCGACGTGGCATGAGGGCACCTGCGTACCCACACACGAGCCTAGACCCGGACGCTCACGCACACCTGTGGGCATACCCGCTCAAACGTACGCCCCGACCTGCGGCTTCGCACCGAGGGCCCGGTGATCCACCGGGCCCCGCAGAGCTGTGGACAACCCCCGGCGGCTCGACCGCGGCGGTGTCCGGCCGGTCAGCCGCTGAGCCGCACCGGCATGATCAGGTACTTGTAGGCCTCGTCCGCCTCGGCGTCCACGGCCGGCTTGCCGCTGAGCAGCGCGGGCTTGGTGGACGTGGTGAAGGACAGCTGGGCGACCGGGGAGTCGATGGCGCTCAGGCCGTCCAGCAGGAACGTCGGGTTGAAGGCGATCGAGACGTCGTCGCCCTCCAGCTGGGCGTCGACCCGCTCCACAGCCTGTGCGTCGTCGCTGGAGCCTGCCTCCAGGATCAGCACGCCCTGCTCGAAACTGAGCCGCACCGGGGTGTTGCGCTCGGCGACCAGGGCCACACGCTTGACGGCCTCCACGAAGGGGGCGGTCTCGATGACGGCCACGGAGTTGAACTCCGTCGGGAACAGCGAGCGGTACTTCGGGAGGTCGCCCTCCAGCAGACGCGTCGTCGTACGACGGCCGGCACCCTCGAAGCCGATCAGGCCCTCGCCCGACCCACCGCCGGACAACGCCAGGATGACGCTGTCGCCGCTCGTGAGGGCCTTGGCGGTGTCCAGGAGCGTCTTGGCGGGCACCAGGGCGACCGCGGACGCCTCGGGGTTCTCCGGCTTCCACAGGAACTCGCGGACCGCGAAGCGGTAGCGGTCGGTGGAGGCCAGCGTGACCGTGTCGCCCTCGATCTCGATGCGCACACCGGTGAGGACGGGCAACGTGTCGTCGCGCCCGGCGGCGATGGCCACCTGGGCGGCGGCGGAGGCGAAGACCTCGCCGGGGACGGTGCCTGTCGCGTTCGGCATCTGCGGCAGGGACGGGTACTCCTCCACAGGCAGCGTGTGGAGGGTGAACCGCGAGGAGCCGCAGACCACCGTCGCCCGTACACCGTCTGTGGAAATCTCCACCGGGCGGTTGGGGAGGGCGCGGCAGATGTCCGCGAGGAGCCGGCCGGAGACGAGCACCGTGCCCTCCTCGTCGACCTCCGCCTCCACGGACACACGTGCGGACACCTCGTAGTCGAAGCTGGAGAGGCTCAGCTGGCCTTCCTCGGCCTTCAGAAGGAGGCCGGCGAGGACAGGCGCCGGCGGACGGGCCGGGAGGCTGCGCGCCGCCCAGGCCACTGCCTCCGCGAGTACGTCGCGTTCCACCCGGATCTTCACTGTTGCCGCCTCCTGCTGTTGCCGGCGCTTCTCGCCCTGCCTGGCTTCGTCGTCTGTCTAGGTGTCGCTGGTTCCTGTGAGGGGGAAGGACACCGGGAACAGTCTGACGCACACCACTGACACTCGGAGCCTCTCGGGGTCAAGTCGTGACGAGGCGCGGTCGGGCAGCCCAGAGCGAGTTGTGCACAGGACCCACTTCGAAACGGATTCCCAGCTCTCTCTAGTTGGGAGTAGTAGTAGGGCCTGTGGAAACCGTGGATAACCCCGTTTTCGCAGCTCAGGCGGCAAATTTTGTCCACCGGGCCTGTGGGTGGGGGCGGTGGACAACCAGGGGTATCTGTGGAGAACAGAAAGTTCTGCACACACCGTGCACAGCCCCGGGGCACTTCTCCCCAGCGGCGTCCCCAGGTTTACCCACCTTTCCCACAGCCCAACCAGGCAACTTCATGTGACGCCTTTCACTCGACATGGTGAGAAGGCCCGTTGGCTTGCCGAACAGTGGACAGCCATGTGGAGAAGCCGACGATCACTGGGGACAACCGGCTGAAGCCTGTGGGCCGTCGGTGGACAACTCCGTCCACAGTCTGTGGATCCCCGCTTCGTCCACAGCCTGTGGAGATCTTTCGTCCACGGATCCACAGGGGACTGACCTGGCCCGATGATCCCTCAATCGCCCGCCCTGTGGACACGATCTGCATAACTTCCCGGTCCCCAGGGTGTGGACGGGAGAAAGTCGCCGAATCTGTGGAGGGAGGCCGTAACGCTGCGGGTATTCGAACACCTGATGACGGCCGGGCTACGGACGAAGCCCTCGGCAGGTGGGCTCAGGGCGGCGGCAGCGCCGTCGGAGGGCGCCCCCGGGAGCGGATCTGGGCCACCCCGAGGAGTTCTTAGGAACGCCGAAGGCGCCCTCGGGAACTCGTCCCGGGGCGCCCTCGGCGGCGTACGACGGCTTCTGTCAGCCGTTCTTGATGCGGTTCGTCAGCTCCGTCACCTGGTTGTAGATGGAGCGCCGCTCGGCCATCAGCGCGCGGATCTTGCGGTCGGCGTGCATGACGGTGGTGTGGTCGCGGTTGCCGAACTGCGCACCGATCTT
Encoded proteins:
- a CDS encoding DUF721 domain-containing protein, which encodes MSGSEETPKPPEPSGVDLARVALRAAKEAARARGEATQQQKRARRGGGLRSGAPPGRDPMPLGPAINRLITERGWETPAAVGGVMGRWPQIVGDDLARKCVPERYDEDERVLHVRCDSTAWATNVRLLAPQLVARLNEDLGHGTVRLLKVHGPGGSARRYGPLRAPGSTGPGDTYG
- the recF gene encoding DNA replication/repair protein RecF (All proteins in this family for which functions are known are DNA-binding proteins that assist the filamentation of RecA onto DNA for the initiation of recombination or recombinational repair.), with protein sequence MHVTHLSLADFRSYARVEVPLDPGVTAFVGPNGQGKTNLVEAVGYLATLGSHRVSSDAPLVRMGADRAVIRAQVRQGERQQLVELELNPGKANRARVNRSSQVRPRDVLGIVRTVLFAPEDLALVKGDPGERRRFLDELITARAPRMAGVRSDYERVLRQRNTLLKTAALARRHGGRTMDLSTLDVWDQHLARVGAELLAQRLDLVAAIQPLADKAYEQLAPGGGPVSLEYKPSSPGIVGHAREELHEQLMAALGEARKQEIERGVTLVGPHRDDVVLKLGQLPAKGYASHGESWSYALALRLASYDLLRAEGNEPVLILDDVFAELDARRRERLAELVAPGEQVLVTAAVNDDVPDVLTGTRYTVSDGTVERA
- the gnd gene encoding phosphogluconate dehydrogenase (NAD(+)-dependent, decarboxylating) → MELGLVGLGKMGGNMRERIRRAGHTVIGYDRNPDLADVHTLEELVGKLKGPRVVWVMVPAGAATQSTIDELAELLQPGDVVVDGGNSRWTDDEKHAEELSAKGIGFVDCGVSGGVWGLENGYALMYGGDAENVAKVQPVFDALKPEGDLGAVHAGKVGAGHFAKMVHNGIEYAMMQAYAEGWELLEKVDSVTDVREVFRSWQEGTVIRSWLLDLAVNALDEDEHLDRLKGYAQDSGEGRWTVEAAIDHAVPLPAITASLFARFASRQEDSPQMKMIAALRNQFGGHAVEKK
- the dnaN gene encoding DNA polymerase III subunit beta is translated as MKIRVERDVLAEAVAWAARSLPARPPAPVLAGLLLKAEEGQLSLSSFDYEVSARVSVEAEVDEEGTVLVSGRLLADICRALPNRPVEISTDGVRATVVCGSSRFTLHTLPVEEYPSLPQMPNATGTVPGEVFASAAAQVAIAAGRDDTLPVLTGVRIEIEGDTVTLASTDRYRFAVREFLWKPENPEASAVALVPAKTLLDTAKALTSGDSVILALSGGGSGEGLIGFEGAGRRTTTRLLEGDLPKYRSLFPTEFNSVAVIETAPFVEAVKRVALVAERNTPVRLSFEQGVLILEAGSSDDAQAVERVDAQLEGDDVSIAFNPTFLLDGLSAIDSPVAQLSFTTSTKPALLSGKPAVDAEADEAYKYLIMPVRLSG